Proteins from a single region of Psilocybe cubensis strain MGC-MH-2018 chromosome 3, whole genome shotgun sequence:
- a CDS encoding GTP-binding protein of the rab has product MHTSEYDYLFKLLLIGDSGVGKSCLLLRFADDTYTESYISTIGVDFKIRTIELEGKTVKLQIWDTAGQERFRTITSSYYRGAHGIIVVYDVTDNDTFTNVKQWLQEIDRYASEGVNKLLVGNKSDLTSKKVVEYSVAKEFADQLNIPFLETSAKNATNVEQAFLTMAKQIKDRMGSTSTPSGAAKSSTVTPGQTVQSQQS; this is encoded by the exons ATGCATACAAGCGAATACGACTACCTCTTCAAGCTTCTCCTCATTGGCGACTCCGGTGTTGGCAAG TCTTGTCTGCTTTTGCGTTTCGCAGACGACACCTACACCGAGAGCTATATCAGCACCATTGGAGTGGATTTCAAGATTCGTACCATTGAGTTGGAGGGCAAGACCGTGAAGCTTCAGATC TGGGATACAGCGG GCCAGGAGCGTTTCCGAACTATCACTTCCTCGTACTACCGTGGTGCCCATGGTATCATTGTTGTTTACGATGTGACCGACAATG ATACCTTCACCAATGTTAAGCAATGGCTTCAGGAAATTGACAGATATGCTTCCGAGGGTGTCAACAAACTGCTTGTGGGCAACAAGTCCGATTTGACCAGCAAGAAAGTGGTTGAATACAGCGTTGCAAAG GAATTCGCCGACCAGCTAAACATTCCGTTCCTTGAGACCTCCGCTAAGAACGCAACCAATGTGGAGCAGGCTTTCTTGACTATGGCGAAGCAGATCAAGGACCG CATGGGGTCTACCTCGACACCTTCAGGGGCTGCTAAATCTTCAACAGTTACCCCTGGACAAACGGTGCAATCCCAGCAGTCCA